The following proteins are encoded in a genomic region of Kosakonia oryzae:
- a CDS encoding fibronectin type III domain-containing protein, whose translation MKGIFKRNRICAGLALAGMVGFSGHLFAATDYADTMPSIEGKKVLVGYWHNWDQGFSGDYAQGYPLKMALKDTPKEYNVVMAAFMKSPGGAAMPTFVPYYGTDQSFREEIAALNERGQAVLLSLGGADAHIELHEANGDTENLANEIIRLVDVYGFDGLDLDLEQSAIKLADNETVIPAALKKVRAHYEQQGKHFIISMAPEIPYLTKANPQYQNYIERLDGYYDFIAPQYYNQGAFGIGFQPDDTSTDGWWVNYAQNDDAKKYEFLYHFSKEIITNKHGLSAVKIPSSKLVIGLPSNTSAAATGFVKTPEDVYRVFADMEKEGLPLRGLMTWSINWDEGDNVNHQSFNGQFRKAYTNLIHDGGEMPAPEEDTTAPSVPSDVQGTSTATSVQLNWKASTDDTGVHHYSVFRNQQKVADVNTTTFVDNNLQAETEYQYTIVAVDAANNASAASAVFKVKTQAAPAVDTEAPSIPTGMGTVEVTDSTIALQWKAATDNVHVTGYQLFRDGKLIASPTTSAYVDKGLQPETIYQYQVLSLDAAGNKSGMSEKLDVTTNAKVESAYPAYQENFPYAAGDIVTGTDGNAYQCKPWPYTSWCSGAAFAYAPGTGSAWDMAWDKVSK comes from the coding sequence ATGAAAGGGATTTTTAAGCGCAATCGAATTTGTGCTGGCCTTGCATTAGCTGGCATGGTTGGTTTTAGTGGTCACCTTTTTGCTGCAACGGATTATGCGGATACGATGCCTTCTATTGAAGGTAAAAAAGTGCTGGTCGGTTACTGGCACAACTGGGATCAGGGTTTCTCTGGCGATTACGCTCAGGGCTACCCGTTAAAGATGGCGCTGAAAGATACGCCGAAAGAGTATAACGTTGTGATGGCGGCCTTTATGAAATCCCCTGGTGGCGCTGCGATGCCGACCTTCGTTCCTTATTACGGCACCGATCAGAGCTTCCGTGAGGAAATTGCTGCGCTGAACGAACGTGGTCAGGCGGTTCTGCTGTCGCTGGGCGGCGCAGATGCTCATATTGAACTTCATGAAGCAAATGGCGACACCGAAAATCTGGCCAATGAAATTATTCGTCTGGTTGACGTGTATGGCTTCGATGGTCTGGATCTGGACCTTGAGCAGAGCGCCATTAAACTGGCGGATAACGAAACTGTTATTCCTGCTGCACTGAAAAAAGTTCGCGCGCACTACGAACAGCAGGGCAAGCACTTTATTATCAGTATGGCACCGGAAATTCCATATCTGACCAAAGCTAACCCGCAGTATCAAAATTATATTGAACGTCTCGATGGATATTATGACTTCATCGCGCCGCAATATTACAACCAGGGCGCATTCGGCATTGGTTTCCAGCCAGACGATACCAGCACCGACGGCTGGTGGGTAAACTATGCGCAGAATGACGACGCTAAAAAATATGAATTCCTTTACCACTTCAGTAAAGAAATTATCACCAATAAACATGGTTTGTCCGCGGTTAAAATTCCGTCCAGCAAACTGGTTATTGGCCTGCCAAGTAATACTTCTGCTGCGGCAACCGGTTTTGTAAAAACGCCGGAAGATGTTTATCGCGTATTCGCGGATATGGAAAAAGAAGGTCTGCCGTTAAGAGGCTTGATGACCTGGTCTATTAACTGGGACGAAGGCGATAATGTTAATCACCAATCCTTTAACGGCCAGTTCCGTAAAGCGTATACCAATCTGATCCATGATGGCGGCGAAATGCCGGCACCGGAAGAAGATACCACGGCACCAAGCGTACCGTCTGACGTACAGGGCACCAGCACGGCGACTTCTGTGCAACTGAACTGGAAAGCCTCTACCGATGACACGGGTGTTCATCACTACAGCGTATTCCGTAACCAGCAGAAAGTGGCTGACGTCAACACCACGACCTTTGTAGACAATAATCTGCAAGCGGAAACGGAATACCAGTACACCATCGTGGCTGTCGATGCAGCAAACAACGCTTCTGCCGCCAGCGCAGTTTTCAAAGTGAAAACGCAGGCTGCACCGGCTGTTGATACCGAAGCGCCGTCCATCCCGACCGGCATGGGTACTGTCGAAGTCACTGACTCTACCATCGCTCTGCAATGGAAAGCGGCAACCGATAACGTCCATGTGACCGGTTACCAGCTGTTCCGTGATGGTAAGCTGATCGCTTCTCCGACCACCTCTGCTTATGTGGATAAAGGCCTGCAGCCGGAAACTATCTATCAATATCAGGTGCTCTCTCTTGACGCTGCGGGTAACAAATCCGGGATGTCTGAGAAGCTGGATGTGACGACCAACGCAAAAGTTGAGTCCGCTTACCCGGCTTATCAGGAAAACTTCCCTTATGCCGCAGGTGATATTGTGACCGGTACTGACGGCAACGCTTACCAGTGCAAACCGTGGCCGTACACCAGCTGGTGTTCCGGCGCGGCCTTCGCCTACGCTCCGGGTACCGGTAGCGCCTGGGATATGGCCTGGGATAAAGTTTCCAAATAA